A single Loxodonta africana isolate mLoxAfr1 chromosome 12, mLoxAfr1.hap2, whole genome shotgun sequence DNA region contains:
- the CHP2 gene encoding calcineurin B homologous protein 2 has translation MGSCSSHASIIPDLDDIRRETGFSQASLVRLHHRFRALDSNKKGYLCRMDLQQIGALAVNPLGDRIIDSFFPDGSHSVDFRGFARVLAHFRPVEDEGTGTWDPEEPEPLNSRMNKLRFAFQLYDLDRDGKISRHEMLQVLRLMVGVQVTEEQLESIADRTVQEADEDGDGAVSFLEFAKTLEKMNIEQKMSIRILK, from the exons ATGGGCTCCTGCAGCTCCCACGCCTCGATCATTCCCGACTTGGATGACATCCGCCGGGAGACCGGCT TCTCGCAAGCCAGCCTGGTCCGCCTCCACCACCGGTTCCGGGCACTGGACAGTAACAAGAAGGGCTACCTGTG CCGTATGGATCTCCAGCAGATTGGAGCTTTGGCTGTGAACCCTCTGGGAGACCGTATTATAGACAGCTTCTTTCCTGATGG GAGTCACAGTGTGGATTTCCGAGGCTTTGCCAGAGTCCTGGCTCATTTTCGCCCTGTAGAAGATGAAGGCACAGGAACCTGGGACCCCGAGGAACCTGAACCCCTCAACAGCAGAATGAACAAACTTCGCT TTGCCTTTCAGCTCTATGATCTGGATAGAGATGGAAAGATCTCCAGGCATGAGATGCTACAG GTTCTCCGGCTGATGGTTGGGGTACAGGTGACAGAAGAACAGTTGGAGAGCATCGCTGACCGCACAGTGCAGGAGGCTGATGAAGATGGAGATGGTGCCGTGTCCTTCTTGGAGTTCGCCAAG ACCTTAGAGAAGATGAACATAGAGCAAAAGATGAGCATCCGAATCCTGAAGTGA